From Thermosipho africanus Ob7, the proteins below share one genomic window:
- a CDS encoding AI-2E family transporter, which translates to MNDKFLILIYFILFLILIKFSPFVFGAVIIGFYFSIVIDVPAKLLSKKLNKNLSKVISYTLMLSLIFYSFITFIPVILEEGKKIFSELSKISINGNPQLPSWILDFLNNSNKQISNFALNVLNQLFSYTPSIITMGILIIVTTLAVSNLKAYLKKNLKSFFVYDPEKGYNFFRSFYKDFERFVSGQVLVALFVGISVGFLCFVFGIKGALFLGILSFITDFIPFLGVIIVSIPMLMLGWTSKGFTGIILGIIILVIVNQLESWFFAPKIQSSNLKIHWFVLIISLLIFNDFFGFIGILIAIPTILFIKKFWKYYILGGSYGNNRGKV; encoded by the coding sequence ATGAATGATAAATTTTTAATTTTAATATACTTTATTTTGTTTTTGATATTAATAAAGTTTTCTCCGTTTGTATTTGGTGCAGTTATCATAGGATTTTATTTTTCTATAGTTATAGATGTTCCTGCAAAATTATTATCAAAGAAGTTAAATAAAAATCTTTCTAAAGTGATTTCATATACTTTGATGTTATCTTTAATTTTTTATTCGTTTATAACATTTATACCAGTTATATTGGAAGAAGGAAAGAAGATATTTTCTGAACTTTCAAAAATTTCTATAAATGGGAATCCACAACTTCCTTCCTGGATACTCGACTTTTTGAATAATTCTAATAAACAAATTTCAAATTTTGCATTAAATGTATTGAACCAATTATTTTCTTACACTCCATCTATCATAACAATGGGAATACTTATAATAGTTACAACACTTGCTGTTTCTAATTTAAAAGCATATTTGAAAAAAAATTTAAAAAGTTTTTTTGTGTATGATCCAGAGAAAGGATATAACTTTTTTAGGAGTTTCTACAAAGATTTTGAAAGGTTTGTAAGTGGTCAAGTATTGGTTGCTTTATTTGTAGGGATATCTGTAGGATTTCTTTGTTTTGTTTTTGGAATAAAAGGTGCACTTTTTTTGGGTATTTTATCGTTTATAACTGATTTTATACCATTTCTTGGTGTAATAATTGTTTCGATACCGATGTTAATGTTAGGTTGGACATCAAAGGGATTTACAGGTATAATTTTAGGAATTATAATATTGGTAATTGTAAATCAGCTTGAAAGTTGGTTTTTTGCACCAAAAATTCAAAGTAGCAATTTAAAGATTCATTGGTTTGTACTAATAATTAGCCTTTTAATATTCAATGACTTTTTCGGATTTATAGGAATATTAATTGCTATACCAACTATTTTATTCATAAAGAAATTCTGGAAATATTATATATTAGGAGGTAGTTATGGCAACAACAGGGGAAAAGTTTGA